A region of the Sphaerodactylus townsendi isolate TG3544 linkage group LG15, MPM_Stown_v2.3, whole genome shotgun sequence genome:
GCTGGTGAATTAGGTGGGAGAGCGAACATCACGCCTCAGAGTGGCCGATTGATAGCTGCCCCATCTGGTGCTTTTTCATTGCAGTTTTCTGATGAGACAACCAAgcctaaatatttttaaagatatgtGAAATAAATTATGCAGACAATGGAAGGCAAGAACATGTAATGGAGGAGTCTACGAACATTTCATTGTTGACCTAAGGAGTGATAGCAACAGGTGTGCGCTTAgcaacaggggtcagtgctatcagtcacagaccaggaaagggatttaggcgtcttagttgatagttccatgggaatgtcaactcaatgcatggcagctgtaaaaaaaaaaggcaaactctatgctggggatcattagaaaaggaattgataataaaactgcaggaTTGTGCCTGCCGCcctctataaagcagtggtggtctttgaccgcacttggagtactgtgtccagttctggttgccgcatctcaaaaaggatattgaggagatagaaaaagtgcagagaagggcaaaaaggatgattgagggactggagcaccttccatatgaggagaggctgcagcgtttgggaatctttagtttTGGAAGGGAGGCAGCtaaggggggggatatgattgaagtctacaaaattatgcctggggtagaaaaNNNNNNNNNNNNNNNNNNNNNNNNNNNNNNNNNNNNNNNNNNNNNNNNNNNNNNNNNNNNNNNNNNNNNNNNNNNNNNNNNNNNNNNNNNNNAGTTGATCAGGACATTTGACACAGGCATCCTGATCTGAAGGGAGAAAAAGGACTGTGTAAGCATTTCAAGTTGTCACCAATATCTAGGATACTGTGATATACATGAAACAGAAAATAATGCCAATCccatcctccttttctctccccccctcaccTCCACAAACTGAGTACTTGTTGCTGAATTGGAATAATGGTACACCTAAAGGTGTTTGTTGGGACACCTGATCTCAGAAATTAAGTTGGCTTGGTATTggactgggagaccaccaaggaagtctctgcagagaaggcaatgggaaaccacctatgcttcacacttgccttgaaacaTCCTTCATAGGGTCACCAGAAGTGAGCAGAGACTTGATGGCACCTCACACACACAATAGTAGTTGACTTTTGCTAGAGTGGTAGCCATCAGATAGACAGTGCAgaggcaggaagaggaagaggaagtttCACTCTATCCTTCCTCTTCTCTGGAGGTTTAAATTTTATAAAGGGACATCGATTCTGCCATATCAGAAGACAGATAAAGGATCTCTCAATATTGTTTCTAGTAGACATGATCAATCAAGGAGAAGTGGCTGCTGAATCTGTCCTGGTTATTTTTGAGGTCCTTTAATCCTTCTTGTCCTTCCCTGCATGGCAGAACTGATGgttgtaagggtttcaatggtgttgatgttcagaacagccacctggccttgactgagttccaaaatccgggcgatgggccagcatctgcggcggagactctggtggaggccttatctcttcgagggagatgagaacaccgttcccatgagaaaccgggaggggggatgggatggacagagttataacctgtgtttctggcgggagactttattcctgccacgtcgtgtacgtgagctttctaggatgtctgaataaacggtcttttacaccaaaaagccttttatttctgcttctatggaattcctaatttgttaaaaaaaaggacgggtctttaaggctctgtacggattaccgaggactcaatgcggtttctctgtccaataaataccctttgcctctgatcaaggaccttttagatgcattgggcaagggacgtatttttactaagttggatttaagagaagcatactacagagtcaggattgcggaaggctatgaacatttgactgcatttaacacaaaatttggacagtatgaatacttaataatgccattcgggttaagtggggcccccggagcttttatggccctcatcaacgaagttctacatgacttactatacaagggagtagttgtgtacttagatgatgttttaatttattcacaaaccctggaggagcatgaagccttggttcgggaagtattaaaacgcttgctcgacaactccctctttgcaaaactttctaaatgttgttttcaccaatcctccatagactatttgggctaccggatctcttccgaggggttaaaaatggatcctgctaagatagaagcagtcctccaatggcctgcccccaccaatcggaaagagctccagtctttcctggggtttgctaatttctatcgtgactttataccccaactcgctgaactgactctcccactcacagacctcttacgcactaaaggtaaagacccacaggctgccaagcccggggcccccctttcttggtctaaggaatgtcagacagcctttcaacatttgaaatcagcttttactaccgaacctatcctaaaacaccctgacccagatcttccttttgtggttcacgtggatgcctcggacaaagcgcttggtgcagccctgttgcagagaaataaagatgataggcttgttccgtgtgcttatttatcaaaaaaattctccggtgctgagctcaactggactgtgggggataaagagactgcggccatcaaagtagcgctctccacttggcgccactggctggagggggctaaacacccctttcaagtttggtcggatcacaagaacttggccgccctttccacccccctcaagatgtccgcaaaacaactccgttgggccgatttcttttctcgtttctctttcaccgtccattttttccctggaaaaaccaataaactggctgatgcgctctcgcgcctgcccggggaggggggtggagctgccttacgggacatcccacgcactgttctctccccctcccaattggggctggctgtcactcgatctcagatgtccactcctccttcaccgcccattcccagcctggtctctcctttcctgcgggaactcgaggaggcggggcggcGCGAAccgccagcggaggaaggtgactcccaattacgcttggtgaatggtgtttggaagcgggggaattgttggtacgtgcctccccccctccgtaagcaagttctcgaggcctgtcatgatgcccgctcggctggacactttggcttccttaagactctgcatttggcccgccgtcaattttggtggcgcgctatgcgcaaagacattgagacatatatcaaaggatgctctgtttgtgcggaagccaaatctgTTCCGGGAAAGCCACATGGTCTgttaaagcctctcccggtggcctcccgtccctgggaagtcatctccatggattttattacggatttgccagagagtcagggcaacacagtcttgtgggtggtggtggatttattttccaagcaagcccatttcatcccatgtacttccatcccctccgctcctaagttagcgcgtctgttcattcagcatatatatcgtctacactcctcccccgtcaaggtggtgtccgaccgcgggcccctattcatttcaaagttctggaaagcttttctgggcttgttgggggccgccccggcaattgccgccccctaccacgttcaaagtgacggtgagttgGAGAGAACGAACAggaccctggaacagtatttacgttgttacaccaactatcaccaagacaactggtgcgatttaattccgtttgcagaatacgcctacaataatgcggttcatagcagtacaaaaaaaaaccccttcgaaattgtgtctggccggtccttccctccgttgccacaactacccgaagaagcgttgaatcctccagagtttcaacagtggatttcatctctggccgaggggtggaaaacagtccagaccgccttacaacaagctaaagattcccaaaagcttCAAGCGAATAAGCACCGctctgatttccctttacgtgtgggcgcctgggtatatttgtctaccaagaatctcagagacgtacataaattttcaaaactgggcaaaagattcgtgggaccttttaagattactaaagtgattaatgatgtcactgcccggttaaacttgcctaattctctaagtaatatccatcctgtctttcattccagtttactcaaggaggctcccgtttccgatgcctggcacgaccctccggagatacccccgccgactataattgatggccacaagcattacgaaattgacgccatcctggactctcgctttaatcgcaaacgcttgcaatatttagtctcttgggtgggatattcctctgggtataatcaatagTTCTATTCAGAGAATACTGACGCCCCTTCCCTTATTTccgctttccaccgcacctttccgcacaaacctgggggggagaagtttttcttaagggaggcagagtgtaagggtttcaatggtgttgatgttcagaacagccgcctggccttgactgagttccaaaatccgggcgatgggccagcatctgcggcggagactctggtggaggccttatctcttcgagggagatgagaacaccgttcccatgagaaaccgggaggggggatgggatggacagagttataacctgtgtttctggcgggagactttattcctgccacgtcgtgtacgtgagctttctaggatgtctgaataaacggtcttttacaccaaaaagccttttatttctgcttctatggaattccttacaatggtTCTTAATTCTATGCCCTTAAAAGTTACAGTACCTGACCTCTAAAATGCAGAATAACGTACCTTTCCTGGTTATTCTTCCTCTTACATATGAATGTTTGACAGCATATTTCTTACCCTTCTGCTCAGAGATCATTCCTTCTGGACATGGAGTACAATCGTAGCAGCaaaatttctccccctccctctttgtcTTGCTGTAGCCAGGCTGGCATTGGTCATTGCAGACCGAAACAGGAAGCATCTGTTCATTAAAGGAATGGGAGATTAGCATCCAATTCTAGTCTTTTGATGAAGGGTGGTCTAGCATAAATAGGTTTTTGACAAGGAATGATAACGGCAGAGACAACAATTTTGCACTTTGTGTATGAAGACAGTTTTCTGTGATGTCCCCAATGCCACCAGTGATCTGTGACTTTTGAAAGCTCAGACTCCAAAAACCTTGTTGGATTCAGAACTTTTGTTTTCCAGGACATGGTCAGATGATCTGATCTGTTTCTAGAAATAAAtcataagattaaaaaaaaccaaatgatCGCTTTGTATAAAGCAGGCCATGTCACCTATGTCAACCAAGTTTTATCATCTTTCACCAGTGAGGTGACAGATCCATCACTCTCCAATGATTACACTGCAAAATTCTAGTCGATCTCTATGTTGTTATCAGACTTCAGGGTAGCTGCTTGCCAGGATTTAGTCCATGATCTGATGAGTATTGCACTGGACACATTAAAAAGGTATATGGGCCTTTGGCTAGGCCAATcttatcagaccttggaagctaatcTGTGCAAGAGAATCCAAACACCCTCCCACACATTTTTTGATCTCCTtatttgaaataatatttgaatacaCATATTTCAGATTCAAAGACAATTATTATATTCAAAAATCCGGCCTGAGCATGGGGTCACCCCTAGGTCCAAGTGTCGCAAATTTGTTCATGTCCAATTTTGAGAACCAATATATTATGCAAGAATCTAATATTTTTCTAAAATTCTATATTACTGCAGATATATAGATGACCTGGTATTTATCATGCAGCCTAATTGTGATGTGAGTGAATTATTACACTGGCTCAATGACCTACATCCTTCAATTAAGTTTACAGGAGAACAAAATTCTCGGACTATTAGTTTTTTGGACACCTGGATAACTATAGATGACAGTCAAAAAATCACCTTTGCTCCGTTTCATAAGTCCATTGAAAGAAATAAGGTATTAAAATACTCTTCTTGCCATCCAATACACCTTAAAAATAACTTGCCATACAGCCAATTAGTTAGGGCAAAACGGAACTCAACCAGTGAAATAACATTtagggaagaaacaaaaagaataatGCAAAAATACTCTTCGAGGGGTTATCCAAAATCTGTTCTAAGTAGAGCCTATAATAGGATCAAAGGAGTCCCACGCCAACAATTGCTCCAATATAAAAGTAAGAATACACAGTCTAGAATGACATGGGCATTAAATTATGACTTTAAAGCCACCAGTATAAAAAGCATAGTGGAAAAGCATTGGCACATACTGGCCGAAATTCCAGGATGCTCATTGCCTCCCTTAATTGGGTTTAGACATGCAACTAGCTTAAGACAACAACTAATAAGAGCAGATATTAAAAATAGACAGTACACCAGACCTAGAGTTAAAGGACACCATCGCTGTGGACACTGTATCATGTGTCCACAATCATTAAACACGAAAGAAATTAAGGATCCTCGCACAAACAGAACATGGCAAATAAATCATTTCTCAACATGTGGAACAAAAAAATGTGTCTATATGATTATTTGCCCTTGTGACTTAGTGTATGTCGGAATGACAACACGTGTCTTGAGAGTTAGAATACAAGAACACGCAAGTaatataagaacaaaaaaagaagatgagCCACTAGTGGAGCAttttactttgaagaaacataCAGCCCAGGATTTCCAATTTGTAGTTTTGTACCATCATCAACGATCCGAGAGCAATATAGATGCAAAGAGAGTGCTCctccaacaagaaacaaaatggtcTTACATTCTAAAATCATATCAAACAGGCTTAAATAGACAATTAGATTTTTCTTGTTACCTATAATGGACTTTGATGAAATGCTAGCTGGATGTGGTCTCTTTAAAACACTAAGAtagaaaaagcagctgcagctgcagcgaatcacataggaaatagatatatagaaCCACATGCAATACTTGAATGACATCCATTAAGAGAGCAACAAGATTTAGAATGACAAGGACAATGGCAAATGTAAGTGCATGgtatttattagtatttaattatttattatagaatagaatgaaatgaatgtacacacatatatttaacatatcaccatttgggtaaatatttattaacacgtatttattaaatctgtttaaaaatagacacatatagatttatgagaatgtatatatatttatagaattttaatctattgtattgcttattgaagatggagcactgaagaaggcatcgaaaagctttagttacgcgactagcttctgcttgctgaattttttgcttgctgaatttttctccgcattgcaacaaggctcctttaaatggactccagaaggagatcacgtaagatttcagccacgtatccagaataacaatatactcttgaagaataagaactttgtaaatgtcaggataatatcctatggctatggttttggatacaaatatatgaagagcaggactaatacgttggactgttttgagtgtgcactaaactgagagtgaactgtttgagcacgcatgagaaaatccctgcgctccttccaaggaagtctatttggaatagaaatacaaataagcattgttgcacttgtattttatgtatgattagaaatataagagggtaatacattgaatgccactttagcagcatacgtgtgtcttgtataatttttccggtccgttttttgacaagCTAATCTgtgccccaaccccccctccccactggctccATACGGGTCCCTAATGCCATCGGAACCCATTATTCTGTTCTGGGAAGGTTAGGTAAGGGCTGTGTGGGACGCTGTTTTCggatttcattgttgttttaaactgtatgtatatgattttatatgaagttttatattgtgcaccgccctgagcccctcggggatagggcggtatattaaattttaaaaataaataaataaataaaatcagaatacattttggatagtacttggatgggacaccactagGAAGTTCAgaattgtgacacagaggcatCCTTCCCCAAAGTTCCcctgttcacctcttgccttaaaaagcaTATAGTGTTGCCAGAATTTGGCTGTAACTTGGTGACAGTTCCCAAAGCTGCCATATGTTTTTCATGATTGTGCTCGGTTCCCGCTATTCATGCATTTGCCCACTTCAGTATGGAAGAAGTTACAAAAATCCTCCTTTTCCAACATTTTTAAATGCATAGATATACatagatatgccattaaaggtttcatttcatttcatttcaaatacAAAATTGTTTGCAAACTAACCTGTGAAATGAGATACTTCTAGAAATAGAACAAAAAATGAGAGTGGAACTGACAATTCTACTAAACCCATCTCCTTTCATCACTAAAAAGTCAGCTTTCACCAAAACATGAACATCAAGGACAAAGAACACCCTTATTTATCAGGTAGTGCTACTCTGTGTCTTAACTGCTGCACTGTTATATGCAAAATACTATAGTATCCCCGGTTTCTCATGGCTTTCAGCTCAAAACTAAGAAAATTTCATCTTGAAAGGAACAAAACAATTTCAAGGCTTCTGCCACAACAGATTCCAGCAGTAAACATCCCACTAAAAACCATGACAATGAAAATGGGCTTGAAGCAGCTCTTCAAACTTTCTAAATCCAACACCCCCAACTTCTCAGGGAGCCCATTCTGCTATTCAGGAGCAAGAATGAACAATGTATCAGTAAAAAGCTAAAAGATGATTCAAAGGGAAATAAATATTGTAATGTACCAGGGAATAGCAGGAAAAGGCAGGTGAAGAATACAAGAGAGATTGAATTGTCAAAGGTTAAATATCTACCCGAGGATAGAGTTATTAAATGAACTTTAGATTCTGCAAAGTTTTTATCTCAAGCCTCAAGAATCAGATTGGCTAAGATAACGGAGTTATAAttttgtatcatatgatattAACACTGTTTTACGCTGTTTTAAATTCCACGCAATTATAATATTGCTTGTTTATCAGTcatctgtttctttaaaattgtATGGAGTCGATGGACTGTGAATAAGTCAATCTGATCTACAAGATAGATTgcacctttcttttcttcccctttttttttgaaaagcagaaattGACTTGCTCACAGAAGAAGGGATTGAACTTTGAGAATCAGACGCCAGTCACTACATCTCACCTCTTTAAAGCCTCTGTGCCACACTATTCGATCATCATTCAGAGTCAGCTGATTGTCAGATGGGGCAAAAGGATCCAGTCTTCCCACTTTTACTCTAGCAAAGGACCCATTTGGAAAGATAAGCCAGTTGGTCAGATCAAAAACTGTCACCAATTCTCTGTTTTTATCAAACCGCACACTTTCTCCGGCACTGTTGTTGAACAAGGTTCTCTTTAAGCAGTGGTGTAACTAgatagaaacaaagaaaacaaaacagccagAATAGTTATAATACTGATAGGTTTGCAAAGAGCCTGTTTCCCTGGATCCACATTAATTGTTTCATTCCCGCTTTCTTCttatttaagcataagcattttattgtcattgtgcacgcacaacaaaatttacagcagcattcctcgatgcacacagtttcagactcataccccatcctcactttccccttcctccacccatccctacacagccccaaacacatcaacatgaagccgcggagtttagcatagccacagctctagagtagaagctgtctctaagcctctttgtcctagttttgatagacctgtatcgtctgccggatggtaacagttcaaaaagagtgtgtgctggatgagactggCCTCTCAGAATATTTTCGGCTtgttttaggcttcgggaattatagagttcttccaaggaggggagagggcagccgataatcctctgagcagtagtgatcaccctttggggcgccttcctatctgccactgtgcaactggagaaccatacacagatgcagtaggttaagacactctctatagcacaggggtaaaaggacaccaggagatttccatccagttgttgtttccttaaaagtctcagatagtacagatAGTACTTATTCAACAACACATTACATAAATTCCAAAATATAAATATCACAATTATATGATTTTAAACAACTTCCTAAAATAACCTTCCCTACAGAAGACTCAATTTTTAACTTTCATTCCCTTACTGTAGATAGTGTTGATTTTCTGCTCCAGAAAAAGGGATAATCGGAACAAAGACAAAGAGGTAGATTTttatgtaataaaatattttagtttATATTGTATACTCTTATTCACGATTCACACATTTAGTCTATATGTGGATGACATTAAGATCTGTTTGAATTCCTTCTGTACCTGCCACGGCTGTATATTCTGTACATCCAGCCTCCCAACTTTTGCCAGTCTTCTGTGTTTGGATCCATGTATGTTGATATTGTGCAGAGCATGGGCTGCAGCATAGACAGCGTTGTAGACATTATAGCTGTAGCCAGTCATATGCATTTCAAATGAAGTCCCAGGAAGGCTCTCCAGTTTCTCTTCCCCTGTGCAGATTTCCTCCACATCCTCCTGTTTGTGCTTCAATGAACAGCCGAAGGCCTGCTCCCAAAATATCTGAATAAAACCATCTCCCTCAGCCCAGAAAGGTCTTATGGTCTGAAGGAATTCTTGGAATCCAGGCAGCTGATTGgaatggactgtaaatgagagGGTACCATGGAGGGTTTCCATATCTAAAATATTTTGGAGAGCGAGTGATTCAAAATCCCAGTGAGATGAAATAATCCACACTTTACTCAGAGGAGTCAAAGAAGTGAAAACAACTTTGGTAAAAATGATCCTCAAATACGTCACGACTGGAGGTTCTCCATACAAAAACAGTacatttgtttttctgtccataagATATTGGTACCTTTCAGACAGTTTTACGGTCATCTCTTCTACAACCTCTTCCATGTAAGTTGCTTTTGGTAATTTGAATGTGAATGCTGAGCAAATGCTATTCTCAGTGAGAATAGGTACAATTGTCTGCAAGAACTGGTTTCCACGATCATCATCCATAGCCAGGAGCCCAATCCAAGTCCATCTAAAATGATGAAGCAAGTGTACAACTCCCTTGTACTGATAGGCTTCACTGGGGACCATCTGATATAGCGAAGGAAAGTTCTCTTTGTCACCCTTTGCCAGGGAAAATGTCCCATGATTGAGCTGAAAAAAAACATGTTGTCATTATTCATATGTATGAAATCAGAATGTTAACCTATATGACTGATTTGTGACATCTCTGTAGCTCCATGTTTATAGCTTACCTGAGGAGTCTTGTAGATGTTCAAAATGGTGGCCAAATTAGAAGAGGTTTCAGGCAAAAGACCGCCAATCACAGCTATACTTTTTTTCAGCTCATTGCAGCTGAAGTTAGGAACTAGTTTTCGCTGTCCAGAAAGTAAGCTGAGGGGGGCCTTAAAAGTCATTCTTCCAAGGTGATAGCAGTTGAGGATGTAGAAACCCAAAGTGATGTTTGGAATCAAGTTGGGATCCTTATTCAGTTCCTTTGCAGCAAAGGCCAGGGCCAAGATGTGCTGGTAGTTTTTTGTTACTGACCTGTAAAGGGTATGTTTAGGATAGCAACGAAAAATGAATTTACAATATTTGTGTTCCCTGCAGATCTTCCAGTTTATTAATTGATTTTTCTGTGACTTCAGCAGCGCCTTGATTTgcataaataaaacttttaaactgGATTGCACAGCAAAGGCAACTGAACCT
Encoded here:
- the LOC125444240 gene encoding vomeronasal type-2 receptor 26-like — translated: MMSRRVEFCIWSGNFVIRMLLLLLLLLPYDEVYGMPSINCSIKDDPFPIPHNFYQPGNLSIGMIANQVGFINNPPSFMQHPTHLTIDEPMSVTKNYQHILALAFAAKELNKDPNLIPNITLGFYILNCYHLGRMTFKAPLSLLSGQRKLVPNFSCNELKKSIAVIGGLLPETSSNLATILNIYKTPQVSYKHGATEMSQIKNFPSLYQMVPSEAYQYKGVVHLLHHFRWTWIGLLAMDDDRGNQFLQTIVPILTENSICSAFTFKLPKATYMEEVVEEMTVKLSERYQYLMDRKTNVLFLYGEPPVVTYLRIIFTKVVFTSLTPLSKVWIISSHWDFESLALQNILDMETLHGTLSFTVHSNQLPGFQEFLQTIRPFWAEGDGFIQIFWEQAFGCSLKHKQEDVEEICTGEEKLESLPGTSFEMHMTGYSYNVYNAVYAAAHALHNINIHGSKHRRLAKVGRLDVQNIQPWQLHHCLKRTLFNNSAGESVRFDKNRELVTVFDLTNWLIFPNGSFARVKVGRLDPFAPSDNQLTLNDDRIVWHRGFKEMLPVSVCNDQCQPGYSKTKREGEKFCCYDCTPCPEGMISEQKDMDNCFQCPEDQYASKERDRCLPKVLSFLSYNEDLGITLAFLSCSFALITVAVLGIFIKHQNTPLVKANNQDLTYILLISLILCFLSPLLYIGHPGIVSCPLQQMTFGIIFSVAVSSVLAKTINVVLAFMATKPGSRMRIWIGKRLTNMVVLSGSFIQVVICTVWLCTAPPFPDVDMKSLTGEMLVDCNKGSVVMFYLILGYMALMAMISFIVAYFARKLPDTFNEAKFITFSMLVFCSVWISFIPTYLSTKGKYMVVVEIFSILASSAGLLGCIFAPKCYIIVLKPQLNNQGQIMWRSKSSRID